In Burkholderia sp. NRF60-BP8, a single window of DNA contains:
- a CDS encoding NAD(P) transhydrogenase subunit alpha produces the protein MEVINHTVINVIIFVLAVYVGYHVVWNVTPALHTPLMAVTNAISAIVIVGAMLAAALTVGATGKFFGTLAVALAAVNVFGGFLVTRRMLEMFRKKEPKRVEGGKEGAR, from the coding sequence ATGGAAGTCATCAATCACACGGTGATCAACGTGATCATCTTCGTGCTGGCGGTGTACGTCGGCTACCACGTCGTCTGGAACGTCACGCCGGCGCTGCATACGCCGCTGATGGCCGTGACCAACGCGATCTCGGCGATCGTGATCGTCGGCGCGATGCTCGCGGCGGCGCTCACCGTCGGCGCGACCGGCAAGTTCTTCGGCACGCTCGCGGTCGCGCTCGCGGCCGTCAACGTGTTCGGCGGCTTTCTCGTGACGAGGCGAATGCTCGAGATGTTCCGCAAGAAGGAGCCCAAGCGCGTCG